From Acidovorax sp. FHTAMBA, one genomic window encodes:
- the clpS gene encoding ATP-dependent Clp protease adapter ClpS, producing the protein MIFMATKPPSPPTAPPVTRPARDDGGSVVLERRTQKTQPPQMYQVVMLNDDYTPMEFVIVVLQEFFSKDREQATQIMLKIHLDGKGVCGVYSRDVAATKVEQVLDAALKAGHPLQCVSEPVE; encoded by the coding sequence ATGATTTTCATGGCAACAAAACCACCTTCACCCCCCACCGCGCCGCCGGTTACACGGCCTGCGCGGGATGACGGCGGGTCGGTCGTGCTCGAAAGGCGCACGCAAAAGACCCAGCCGCCCCAGATGTACCAGGTGGTCATGCTGAACGATGACTACACCCCCATGGAGTTCGTCATCGTGGTTTTGCAGGAGTTTTTCAGCAAGGACCGAGAACAAGCCACCCAGATCATGTTGAAAATCCACCTCGATGGCAAAGGCGTCTGCGGCGTTTATTCCCGTGATGTGGCTGCCACCAAGGTGGAACAAGTGCTTGACGCCGCCCTCAAGGCGGGCCACCCACTGCAATGTGTCAGTGAGCCTGTTGAATAA
- the clpA gene encoding ATP-dependent Clp protease ATP-binding subunit ClpA, which produces MIAQELEVSLHMAFVEARQQRHEFITVEHLLLALLDNPSAAEVLRACSANIDDLRSSLSNFIKDNTPQVAGSDEVDTQPTLGFQRVIQRAIMHVQSTGNGKKEVTGANVLVAIFGEKDSHAVYYLHQQGVTRLDVVNFIAHGIKKGEPPEPAKAENQAEGEEGGGGERSEKASPLEQFTQNLNQAAKDGKIDPLIGRHYEVERTIQILCRRRKNNPLLVGEAGVGKTAIAEGLAWRITQNDVPEILAEATVYSLDMGALLAGTKYRGDFEQRLKGVLKSLKDKPNAILFIDEIHTLIGAGAASGGTLDASNLLKPALSSGQLKCIGATTFTEYRGIFEKDAALSRRFQKVDVVEPSVAETIDILKGLKSRFEEHHSVKYAAAALQAAAELSAKYINDRHLPDKAIDVIDEAGAAQRIMVPSKRKKTIGKAEIEEIVAKIARIPPANVSNDDRGKLQTLERDLKSVVFGQDKALEVLASAVKMARSGLGKGDKPIGSFLFSGPTGVGKTEAAKQLAYIMGIELIRFDMSEYMERHAVSRLIGAPPGYVGFDQGGLLTEAITKKPHAVLLLDEIEKAHPDIFNVLLQVMDHGTLTDNNGRKADFRNVLIIMTTNAGAETMNKATIGFTNPRQAGDEMGDIKRLFTPEFRNRLDAIVNFKALDEQIILRVVDKFLLQLETQLAEKKVEVTFTDTLRKHLAKKGFDPLMGARPMQRLIQDTIRRALADELLFGRLTEGGRLTVDIEMKTDDKGVETPEVLLDIQPLPKKDRAAKSEPAEPEEATAD; this is translated from the coding sequence ATGATTGCCCAGGAACTGGAAGTCAGCTTGCACATGGCCTTCGTTGAGGCCCGTCAGCAGCGCCACGAGTTCATCACCGTGGAGCATCTGTTGCTTGCATTGCTCGATAACCCCAGCGCAGCGGAGGTGCTGCGCGCATGTTCGGCCAATATCGATGATTTGCGTTCATCGCTGTCGAATTTCATCAAAGACAACACGCCCCAGGTCGCTGGCAGCGATGAGGTGGACACGCAACCCACGCTGGGGTTCCAGCGTGTGATCCAGCGCGCCATCATGCACGTGCAGTCCACCGGCAACGGCAAGAAGGAAGTCACGGGTGCCAACGTGCTCGTAGCCATCTTTGGCGAGAAGGATTCGCATGCCGTGTACTACCTGCACCAGCAGGGCGTGACGCGCCTGGATGTGGTCAACTTCATTGCCCACGGCATCAAGAAGGGCGAACCGCCAGAGCCCGCAAAAGCCGAGAACCAGGCCGAAGGTGAGGAAGGCGGTGGTGGCGAGCGCAGCGAAAAGGCCTCGCCGCTGGAGCAATTCACGCAGAACCTGAACCAGGCCGCCAAAGACGGCAAGATCGACCCGCTGATCGGCCGCCACTATGAGGTGGAGCGCACGATCCAGATCCTGTGCCGCCGCCGCAAGAACAACCCGTTGCTGGTGGGCGAAGCTGGCGTGGGCAAAACGGCCATTGCCGAGGGCCTGGCCTGGCGCATTACCCAGAACGACGTGCCCGAGATCCTCGCTGAGGCCACCGTGTATTCGCTGGACATGGGCGCGCTGCTTGCGGGTACCAAGTACCGCGGTGATTTCGAGCAGCGCCTCAAGGGCGTTCTCAAGTCGCTCAAGGACAAGCCCAACGCGATTCTGTTCATCGACGAGATCCACACCCTGATCGGTGCGGGCGCTGCGTCGGGCGGCACACTCGATGCGTCGAACCTCTTGAAGCCAGCGCTCTCCAGCGGTCAGCTCAAGTGCATTGGCGCCACCACGTTCACCGAATACCGTGGCATTTTCGAGAAGGACGCAGCGCTGTCCCGCCGCTTCCAGAAGGTGGACGTGGTCGAGCCCAGCGTGGCCGAGACCATCGACATCCTGAAGGGTCTCAAGAGCCGTTTTGAAGAGCACCATAGCGTGAAGTACGCCGCCGCCGCCCTGCAGGCTGCGGCGGAGCTGAGTGCCAAGTACATCAACGACCGCCACCTGCCCGACAAGGCCATTGACGTCATTGACGAGGCCGGTGCCGCCCAGCGCATCATGGTGCCCAGCAAGCGCAAGAAGACCATCGGCAAGGCCGAGATCGAAGAGATCGTGGCCAAGATCGCGCGCATTCCGCCCGCGAATGTGTCCAACGACGACCGTGGCAAGCTACAGACGCTGGAACGCGACCTGAAAAGCGTGGTGTTCGGCCAGGACAAGGCGCTGGAAGTGCTCGCCAGCGCCGTCAAGATGGCGCGGTCGGGCCTGGGCAAGGGCGACAAGCCGATCGGCTCGTTCCTGTTCAGCGGCCCTACAGGGGTCGGCAAGACCGAAGCTGCCAAGCAGCTCGCGTACATCATGGGCATCGAGCTGATCCGCTTCGACATGTCCGAGTACATGGAGCGCCACGCTGTGAGCCGCCTCATCGGCGCGCCCCCGGGCTACGTGGGGTTCGACCAGGGCGGCCTGCTCACCGAAGCCATCACGAAGAAGCCGCACGCCGTGCTGCTGCTCGACGAAATCGAGAAGGCGCACCCGGACATCTTCAACGTGCTGCTGCAGGTGATGGACCACGGCACGCTGACCGACAACAACGGGCGCAAGGCCGACTTCCGCAACGTGCTCATCATCATGACCACGAATGCGGGCGCTGAGACGATGAACAAGGCGACGATTGGCTTCACCAACCCGCGGCAGGCGGGCGACGAGATGGGCGACATCAAGCGCCTGTTCACGCCCGAGTTCCGCAACCGGCTGGACGCCATCGTCAACTTCAAGGCGCTTGATGAGCAGATCATCCTGCGTGTGGTGGACAAGTTCCTGCTGCAGCTCGAAACCCAATTGGCCGAGAAGAAGGTGGAAGTCACCTTCACCGACACGCTGCGCAAGCACCTGGCCAAGAAGGGTTTCGATCCGCTGATGGGCGCGCGCCCGATGCAGCGCCTGATCCAGGACACCATCCGCCGCGCGCTCGCCGACGAACTCCTGTTCGGCCGCCTCACCGAAGGTGGTCGCCTGACGGTGGACATCGAGATGAAGACCGACGACAAGGGTGTGGAAACCCCCGAGGTGCTGCTGGACATCCAGCCGCTGCCGAAGAAGGACCGCGCCGCCAAGTCCGAACCGGCCGAGCCGGAAGAGGCCACCGCCGACTGA
- a CDS encoding lytic murein transglycosylase, with the protein MHAPNSLLRTLATWPMAAALALAGCASATSPPTSQQNAPPIAPPPPALSTPSTPADPHTAEFSAWRAAFTQQALAAGIRPDTVRDVLGQAQWLPRVVELDRSQPEFTRPPWAYLDSAASPQRIANGQAKRAEHQAALDAAAARYGVPAPVLTAIWGLESNYGQNFGSFRTVDALATLAHEGRRRAWAQGELLAALRIVDQDHIGADRMVGSWAGAMGHTQFMPTVFLAYAVDADGDGQRDIWGSIPDVAASTAHFLARSGWRSGEPWGAEVRLPPGFDYTRAELSVRQGAAQWAAEGVQAVEGQTLPTLAEASILAPAGARGPAFLVGPNFRTLLRYNNAVNYALGVALLAQQIDGGPGVVAAWPRDLQPLSREQVRTLQTALNERGFDTGTPDGVAGPATRAGLRRYQQSVGAVADGYPTLELLERLTAQP; encoded by the coding sequence ATGCACGCACCGAACTCCCTTTTGCGCACCTTGGCAACGTGGCCCATGGCAGCAGCCCTGGCGCTGGCCGGCTGCGCATCTGCCACCTCGCCACCCACGTCGCAACAAAACGCGCCACCCATCGCGCCACCCCCACCCGCCCTGTCCACGCCCTCCACGCCTGCCGATCCGCACACCGCAGAATTTTCCGCCTGGCGCGCCGCCTTCACCCAGCAGGCACTGGCAGCGGGCATCCGCCCTGACACCGTGCGCGACGTGCTCGGCCAGGCCCAGTGGCTGCCCCGCGTGGTGGAACTCGACCGATCCCAGCCCGAATTCACGCGCCCGCCGTGGGCCTACCTCGACAGCGCGGCCTCACCCCAGCGCATTGCCAACGGCCAGGCCAAGCGGGCCGAGCACCAGGCCGCGCTGGACGCCGCCGCCGCGCGCTATGGCGTTCCCGCCCCGGTGCTCACGGCCATCTGGGGGCTGGAGAGCAACTATGGCCAGAACTTCGGGAGCTTCCGCACCGTGGATGCGCTGGCCACGCTCGCCCATGAAGGGCGCCGCCGCGCGTGGGCGCAGGGCGAGTTGCTGGCCGCACTGCGCATCGTGGACCAGGACCACATCGGCGCTGACCGCATGGTGGGCTCCTGGGCCGGCGCCATGGGCCATACGCAGTTCATGCCCACCGTGTTCCTGGCCTACGCGGTGGACGCCGACGGCGACGGCCAGCGCGACATCTGGGGCAGCATCCCGGACGTGGCCGCGTCCACCGCGCACTTTCTCGCCCGCTCGGGCTGGCGCAGCGGCGAGCCCTGGGGCGCCGAGGTGCGCCTGCCGCCGGGCTTTGACTACACCCGGGCCGAGCTCAGCGTGCGCCAGGGCGCGGCGCAGTGGGCAGCAGAGGGTGTGCAGGCGGTGGAGGGACAGACGTTGCCCACGCTGGCCGAAGCGTCCATCCTGGCCCCGGCCGGCGCGCGCGGGCCCGCCTTTTTGGTGGGGCCCAACTTTCGCACCCTGCTGCGCTACAACAACGCGGTGAACTACGCGCTGGGCGTGGCGCTGCTGGCGCAACAGATCGACGGCGGGCCGGGTGTGGTGGCCGCCTGGCCGCGCGACCTGCAACCCCTGTCGCGCGAGCAGGTGCGCACCCTGCAGACGGCGCTGAACGAGCGCGGCTTTGACACCGGCACACCCGACGGCGTGGCCGGCCCCGCCACGCGGGCGGGACTGCGGCGGTATCAGCAGAGCGTGGGCGCGGTGGCGGACGGCTACCCGACTCTGGAGCTGCTGGAGCGGCTGACTGCGCAGCCCTGA
- the sbcB gene encoding exodeoxyribonuclease I, whose product MHAHTFLWHDYETFGANTRRDRPAQFAAIRTDAELNEIGEPLMLYCQPANDYLPDPVSCLITGITPQQCLEQGVPEHQFAARIESEFAQPGTIGVGYNTIRFDDEITRFMFWRNLIDPYAREWQNQCGRWDLLDVVRMTYALRPDGITWPKKDDGTPSFKLEHLSKANGLVHEAAHDALSDVRATIALARLIRQHNTKLFDFALSLHKKDRVAAELRLPATTVTARAFLHVSGMFPTERGCLAVMWPLASHPTNKNELIAWDLAHDPRELATLNVEDIRLRMFSKADALPEGVTRLPIKTIHLNKSPMVVGNVNTLTPALAQRWGIDLAQAAQHAEVARALPDMSGIWPAVFARPQEPAPDVDQDLYGGFVGNNDRRLLNDLRTLSGDQLAKARAHFDDPRLAELLWRYRARNFPQTLSPEEQERWEAHRAACLFDGHGGARTVEQLFTEIDELSETADDERTQDILGALYDYAEHIAPER is encoded by the coding sequence ATGCACGCACACACCTTTCTCTGGCACGACTACGAAACCTTTGGCGCCAACACACGGCGTGACCGGCCTGCGCAGTTCGCGGCCATCCGCACCGATGCCGAGCTGAACGAAATCGGCGAGCCGCTGATGCTGTATTGCCAGCCCGCCAACGACTATCTGCCCGACCCGGTGTCGTGCCTCATCACCGGCATCACGCCCCAGCAGTGCCTGGAGCAGGGCGTGCCCGAGCACCAGTTTGCCGCGCGCATCGAGTCCGAGTTTGCGCAGCCCGGCACGATTGGCGTGGGCTACAACACCATCCGGTTTGACGATGAGATCACGCGCTTCATGTTCTGGCGCAACCTCATCGACCCCTATGCGCGCGAGTGGCAGAACCAGTGCGGCCGCTGGGACCTGCTGGACGTGGTGCGCATGACCTATGCGCTGCGGCCTGACGGCATCACCTGGCCAAAGAAGGACGACGGCACGCCCAGCTTCAAGCTCGAACATCTCTCCAAAGCCAACGGTCTGGTGCACGAGGCCGCACACGATGCGCTGTCGGACGTGCGCGCCACCATTGCGCTGGCCCGCCTCATCCGCCAGCACAACACCAAGCTGTTCGACTTTGCGCTGAGCCTTCACAAGAAGGACCGCGTGGCCGCCGAGCTGCGGCTGCCCGCCACCACAGTCACGGCGCGGGCGTTTCTGCATGTGTCGGGCATGTTCCCCACCGAGCGTGGCTGCCTGGCCGTGATGTGGCCGCTGGCCAGCCACCCCACCAACAAGAACGAGCTGATCGCCTGGGACCTGGCCCACGACCCGCGCGAACTGGCCACTTTGAATGTGGAGGACATCCGCCTGCGCATGTTCAGCAAGGCCGATGCGCTGCCCGAGGGCGTCACGCGCCTGCCCATCAAGACCATCCACCTGAACAAGTCGCCCATGGTGGTGGGCAATGTGAACACGCTCACGCCCGCGCTGGCGCAGCGCTGGGGCATCGACCTGGCCCAGGCCGCGCAGCACGCCGAGGTGGCGCGCGCGCTGCCCGACATGAGCGGCATCTGGCCGGCGGTGTTTGCCCGCCCGCAAGAACCCGCGCCGGATGTGGACCAGGACCTGTACGGCGGTTTTGTGGGCAACAACGACCGGCGCCTGCTGAACGACCTGCGCACCCTGAGCGGCGACCAACTGGCCAAGGCGCGCGCGCACTTTGACGACCCGCGCCTGGCCGAGCTGCTGTGGCGCTACCGGGCGCGCAACTTTCCGCAGACGCTGTCGCCCGAGGAGCAGGAACGCTGGGAGGCCCACCGCGCCGCCTGCCTGTTTGACGGGCACGGCGGGGCGCGCACGGTGGAGCAGTTGTTTACCGAAATCGACGAACTCTCGGAGACCGCCGACGACGAGCGCACGCAGGACATTCTGGGCGCCTTGTACGAT